TATGGGTCCAGAAGCTGCCACTCATCATGATCCTGCGCCAAATCACCAAATTCCTGTGAATATGCTTCGTCCTTCTTTCCATCACTCTGGCCCTGGACTATCTGGGTTTGATCAACCCATTCCTCACCCTCTGTTGCAGCAGATGCACATGGCAGGCAGTTTTTCACCTAACCTTCTGCAAGGATTACACAGGGGTCCATCACTGCCTACACATCCGAACCGAAGTGCTCCTATGCCTGCTCACCCAAACTTCGGTAGTGTTGGCATGCCACAACCAGGTAGAACCCGGGCAATGCTAATTTTGTGTTCACTTGCTGATTCTATTGTCACCTTTTCCTTCTAAAGTTTCTTTTAAATGATCAAGTTGTGCTTTCAAAGATGAGGCTGTTGATAAGTTGTGTGTCTAAGCTCTTGTTTTTGTCATTGTTGTACTCTACAGCACCTGATATTGGCAGTGGAAGCAACCATCCAGAGGCATTTCAAAGGCTTATCGAAATGGAGCTCAGGTCAAATTCAAAGCAGATTCATCCCTTTGCTACAGGTGGTGGGGGTCCTGGTCCTGGTCCTGGTGGACACAGTCACGGGATGTATGGTCATGAGCTGGACATGGGTTTTGGGTTTAGATAGTAGATATAAACGCCTGTGTACATCACTGTATTCATTGTCTTTTGCTCAGATCTGCAACTCTCATCGTGGAAAATGGTCTTTCTTTATCCTTCCCTTTTTCCTCCATTCCCTCTTATTCTCACCTTTCATTCCCTCTTATTCTCACCTTTCATTCCCTCTTATTCTCACCTTTCCTTTTGGTTGGGATGGAGAAAAGATAAATGGTGTTTCACTTTTAGCAGGACTGGACGGCGTCAGTGTATGAATTTTTCTTGCAATTGCCATTTACTTGAATGCCTAGCTTTTGAAACCCAAATGATTTTATATGTGCACGAATAATCATTCATACACAACCGCTGGGATCATAATTATGTATATAGGAATGTTATTTATTGTATTTGccaaaaattattatatttttataccaAAAAATTCATAAAGTAGCTTAATGGTCCAAGTTCGAAATTGTGCTGATCTATTTTAATAATTGAAGAGTTAAATTTAGTGGATAGAAggtcttcaatttttttgttcatTTATTGAAGTGTATATAATGATAACAGCGTTTTGCACAAAGAATCGATTCTCAATCTATTAAAATAATTGGCTATTGATTGATTAGTGAGAACCAATAGCCAGTCCATGAACATGCAACACAAACCGTCTTTTTCGGCATATAAAAATAATAGGTAAATAAACAGCGAAAGTATTGTGCTAAGGCTGTAAATATTATCTTTGACATGTTGGTAAAGGAAATTAAATTTTGGCTCCTTTAATTTAAACTCAATAAAAATTTAACTTAGTTTCCAAGAAAATTAAAaagaattatttattattttaaatagtaAAACAACACCTTGTGTTTTTAATCAAAAGAAAATTTTGATTGAcggaaattattatttattttttattaacttgCAATAATGaacattttctttccattttgtTTACCATAGTAAGCAGATTATTTATTAGGTACCCCTCCAAATCTAAGAAACAGAATCAGAGAAACTTTTCTTAATTTTCAAATAAGTTTCCAGTTACCAAAGAAATGAAAATGGgtatataaatgtgaatttatacatatatatttattattgttaatttttttttgcaattatatacataattatatttataactATTTGGAAGAGAATTttaaagaggaaattacattttatatgagatttttaatagtgtgcaaaaatatggcttttttctatggctttttttaagaattttcacttttatgagtttattttcccatatttttgtataaaagttggtttatgccataattttactcttaatcaaatttggaaatgtatgtttgtaatttgattattatttttttaggttatttgttttttatattgtttttatattaaatttttctttggttgttttgcaaattttttttttgtaatttgaattgtttttaaaattattatttatttattataaacatgtttttttttaagattgtacgttttttttttcaaatcctgggtagggtaatcagttacttgattgatcttaaaaaaaaatcctagagctaggttaaataacatgcactaggaggggtaaccagttatcctgagatgagtaactttctgccataagaggggtgacgagttactcatattaaatatgaaaagaaacatcaaatttgaaggaaaaaatggaagaacacttcattaaaaaaggaagaagaagtaactataattttagtaacataaaaaactagttaccataaagaaaccatgaatatacacacaccagaacgtgaaagtaaccagttaccctcagaaatatacacacaaagaatgtgaaggtaaccagttacccattcacgttttcatatttttattagttttctttccaaattttggtattcctataagtgttacagtaaaaagaaaatgctgaaaaaattgatttgaatttttttttacatatagtagaaaaaactataaaaaaattacaataataaaagataataaataaaaaaaatagtagaataattatgtaatgttaaaatatacgtgtgaaaaaaatgaaaaaaaaaagaaatagaatgagaaaagaataagtacaaaaatgaaaaaaaaaacaaaagaaatgatgaatgaaaaaaaatagatgaataaataagaatgaaaagaagaagacgaaaaataatggaaaaatgaaaagaaaaaaaaatatgaatgaaaaaattggtagaaaaaaaagctcatatgtgtgaaaaaagaaaaaaaaaatgaaaggagaaaataataaatacaaaaataaagaaaaaatagaatgaaaagaaactaaaaaaatatgaaaaaaaaattacaaatgaaagaaaaaaatagataaataaataaaaatgaaaaaaagaagaagaagaatgaaaaaatggaaagaaaaaaatttgtagaaaaaaaaaatgaaaaaatggaagaaaaaacaagtaaggaaaaaaaaaaaaaattgatggaaaaaaaatttaccaaaattaaagaaaacataCCGCCTCGTCCCGGACCATCGCAAGAAAAACTATAACCAAAATCATTTTTATCTGGCATTAACTTGGAACCACGTGCATCTAAAGCCCCTTTTACTAAGATCAATGTAGTTGTATGTAAACCTAGAGCAATAGCATGATGAACCAAGAAGTCCCCAGGTCCTATTGTTAAGAATAGTGAATTACTATTTTCATTAACAGCATTTAACCAACCAAgcatgataaaaaaaatgtgacattttcatattttagttagctactaattgtgtttttcatactttaactttttctttaataattttctcatacaaattaagaaaaagtaTATCTCCCATATATTTGCACatggtataaaagccatattttttaaaaattctcaaTTTTAAATACGATGTATGTCCATTGTACAGCAACTTCAAGATGAAAGTAATCCCAGGTGGACACACAACATCAAAGAcccaaaaattatttttatttttgtattttttttctgacttaatgcaatccacacagaACAACTTCTGATGTCACTCACTTACAGTAGCAAAACATTAAAGCAAATACTACAAATTATAAACAGTCAAACACTAAATTCCTCTCAAACTCCATACAAGATAGCCTCTGAAACAAAACAAAACTAGAAGTTAACTTGTACTCTCTAAATACTAACCCCTAAATTCCTTCTTCAAATAAAATGAAGGTGAGATCTTGACAAGCTTTCACTTCAGAGAGACGTGGGACTAAGACTAATTTTCCACGTGGTCATCTATGCATTTAGACAATATATACATAGTGCCAATAGACAATTGTTATCAAACTCTCACCGGCAGATAAAACTTATAGAATGACACCATTATCGTATATTGATATGGATGAGAAGTTGTTTGGGCAGGCAGATGACATCATCACCTTCTCCTCGTTGAGATTATTGGATGAAAGGAACTTATACTGCATTTAATTCATAAGTAATGAGAAACCCCAAAAGTTTTATAATAAATTTATACCACAATAACATCAAAGCTATAATCTAGCCAAGGGTGAGAAACATGAAatatgccaaaaaaaaaaaaggcatacCCCAATCACAGAACATTTAAAGTTTGATGGCATATTATCGAACAATGGTAACTATGTATACATATGTGGTTTGACAATGAAGTGAAATTGAAAAAAGCTAGAATCAGCAAGAAGTAAGATGTGTAGTCGACATATTAGCTTATTACACCTTAAGAGTGAACTATTAGTGCGAAGAAGAAAAACTTACAAGTTCTAACACTGgactttttaaattatttgatagATTATTTATCGCCTGGAGAAAAAAAAGAGAATTAGTTGGATAGAAAGACCTGaaaattctattttttattaaaaaatgaattTAAAAGAACAGCATAAccagaattaaaaagaaaaagaaatactGCTTCAAAATTTATGGGATCCATTTGTCTCAGTCTCTGAGAGTGGCCACCAACTGCATAAGGGTCAAAGACATTGCCAATGAAATTATAAAATTGACAAAGATCTGGCTCTGGCACAACTGCAATCATTAGTTGAAGTTAGTTACCAATTAAAGTTCTAAAACTTTCAATAAATGAGTGAACGATAACAAGTAAAAGTAGAATTTATCTTCTCTAGATTGAAAAATTCATCCTCTCTAGATTGAAAATTCCCCATAAAAAATCATAGCTAATGAATTAGTTGATAagtataaaagaaaatattttattttggtaGGATCAGTTACCTTTTATTCCCTGTGAGTAGTAGGCCCCATGATTATTTATTTCACTAGATGACATACTtattagagagctttcaatttCAGTAATATCATAGCGACTGTTATTCGCaactgcatatatatatatttagatgaGACTAATTATTGGGAAAATAGTATATATAGCATAAATAATAGATGTCCACATAACAAAATTTTCTAAAACTTTTGATCTCATACAAATATACATAATAGTAATGGCATAAGAAGTTTATACTTGATTAGGAAATCATTATCAAATGATTCAATTAAGATCTCATCAACTGAATGATGGGCACTAACACGGTAGATAATAGAATCAATCTATAAAATTTAGTGACTAATTTGTCAAATAGTACGTATTACTACACAATTGTCTAGAAATAATCCTTATCTACAATGTTCTTTTTGTAATTATTAGGAGACAAAGTTGGACGAGTATTATATAATTGAAGTTTTTTAAAGACAATCAAATCAAATTCTGATGCCACTGAAAGATACTACAAGAGAGAAATGCTCATATATGCACCTTAGAACAAGAATTTTGTACCTAACGTCTACGACAGGTATCAGAGAAATACGAAAATTGTTTTCAATAGTTTGGTCATATGCTTCCCAACCTAAACGTAGGTCTGAATATGATCTCTCTGTAGTTTTTACTACTTACTAGATAAAATATTAGTAAATGGATAGAAAATATCACAGGTGGAATGGTTCAAACAATGAAAGGGAAGCAACATAAGTTGAAAACATTTATAAAGAAATGAtgtaataatatttaaatgaacTAAAGGACAAGTTCAGTTTCCAAAGTTTAGCAAGCATAGCTTGAAAGTAACTGCATGCAATGCATGTTATTCGTACTTATGATGTATCCTAGATACAAGCAAATGGAATATGCGTTtccttaattttatttttaaaatttattaattatttttattaaatttatattaatatcatataaattttgaaataaatattatattttaattaaataatttatttaattttgtttatgtttgttctagtttttgaatttgggagtgacaacaagagattatatattatatgtttaatgtaatattaaatattatatgtggattttaaatttaagtttattgctagtttgttaaaaaaagcaatttgttactaattcacagtatattatattatatatttaatatgttattattaaattaaatttaaattttatttaagttataaaaagtatgattttattatttttaaataattatcattgtaaaatatctcaaaaatatcatattttaatttgtttaattatttattattttaaaataattatcatggtaaaatatctcaaaaatatcttattttagtttgtttaattatttattatttttaaataattattattgtaaaatatctcaaaatatcctattttaattatttattttattttatttaagtttaggTGTTTACAAACTatggttaaatataaaaatattctgttaaaattaatcttaaaaaaaaataaaaacccgttaaaactaaaaatttctgttatatatatataaatataaatataaatatagaaAAGATATATGTGTTATAACTCGACTTCAACATGAAAGTATTTATCTTGACTACAAATTATATTTCTCAGCagtaaaagtaaatatatatattttttacctcTCATTGCCTCAGGATAATTTATTTCACTACTATAGCTGTAGCCACTGTTATTTGCAAATGCAGAGGAAAATAACCTCTCATCATCTGAAAAACAATTAAGTAAAAAAAACATTTATAGAAAAATGgagaaacaaattaaaatagactAAAAGACAAATTTAGTTTGCAAAGCTTAACAAGAAGAGCTTGAAACCTTTTTCCATTTGTGCAAAATTGATTGGCAGTACAGAACTACAGCTCCAAGGAGCCAATGGAGCACTGGTAATGGGATTTTCACATGTCGTTGGAGCCCCAATGACTGCAGTGACATGAGCAACATTTGGAGCTGAAATACAAACTTATTAGTAAAGGGTactaaaaaagaagaaagaaccaaaataaatgtaaatattcaCACCATTATTAGGGGCTTTATGTGGGTAAGGATGAGCAGCCTTCTTCTTTGGTCGAGGAGGAGGTACAAGTTCGCTTTTCCCActttttagaattttttgaaaGTACTTCTGTGCATGGCTACGTATCTGTCAAAAGTCATATTTCAGATTATACAAGAGCAAATTCATGTAATACAAATGTAGCTTACTCAATGTCAATCTGATGACAAGCTTACAAAAAAATAAGCATAGGATATTAACTTTGCTTTAAATTTTTCTAGTGAAACCACCGAGAACGATAAACTGAAAGATGGTAAAATTAATACCTGAATGATAGTTTTTGAACCAATGAATGCTTCAATCTTCTTCCAGTCACGATTAAATCTGAATAagtataaaaaaaacatactaaAGCCTTAATCAGAgaattttagtttatttattttttattgagcATGATTCAAAATCTCCCAAACcacaatattatattatttaatttttattgtgCTTGATTCAGATTCTCCAAAACCACAGTAttagattatttaatttttataaggCGTGATTTAAATTCTCCAAAAATACTAAATTGCTCTTTGAACCAGGGAGCCGAAATTCAAAAAGATTTCATCGAATGCAAACATACACATGCCCAAGAACATCTCTTTTCTTGCAAATTCATATGAAAATTCAAACTCGATATAATTCCATAGCAACAAATATTTATGAGCGAGAAAATCAAAACAATAAATTAAAAATCCCAAAAcgaacaccaaaaaaaaaaaagaagaaaatctCTTCTTTAATTTTCTTGCACAGAGTCCATTCATTTAAAAACAAATGCATAATTCaacaatcaatcaaacattattaGCAAGGCACACTTACAATTGAACACCTTCAACAAACTTTTCATGCTCCTGCTCCGTCCAGCTCTGCCTCGTCTTGGTAATCGTATAGGTTTTTCGGATCTTCTTATTAGGAGGGACCCCGAGCGACGTCGtattagcagcagcagtagcagtggACGACGGTGTGGAATTCGCCGGCAATGGCATCGAACTGGTCCCGGGCAAGCCCATACACATATTCACTGGTTCAAGGTAGTAAAACCCGTGAGGTGGGTTTCGATTCAGAGACACTACAGACTCTACTCAATAACTCAGTACCAAAACAcacatcacaaaaaaaaaaaattgttttcaaTAAATATTTGTTTGGGAATGTTCTGACTTTGAAAATtagtttaaatatttattttttaaaatgtttgttACGGAATCCTcgttttattttctaaaaattcGGTTTAAAACTTGCCGCAAAATTCGAGTAAAGAGAGTATTATACCAGCTTAACAGAACTACCGAACCATACCATCCTCCCCGTCCGTACAAGGTctgtttattgattattttgtttatatttttcaaTTTCTTAATCTGTTTGAATCTTTTTTTTATTCTGAATAGTCAGCCACGGTGTCATTCATGACAAATAGTAACTTTCGATCTAATTATCTTCAGGCTGTACCTCACTTGCGTAGGGAGGGTAATGACTCATTGAATGATGAAACATTTGGTTCTTCTGACTCTACAAGTGAAGATAGAGCAGaagaggaaagaaagagaagaggtATATGTTCTTTGATCCTAGAGTTTTCCTGTAAACATCAGTTTCATGTACTTTTCCATTTGGCCCTTAATAGTTTTGCCCCCAATTGAAGTTGAATTTGACATGTTACAACTTATCCCTCAGCTTCTTTTGAAATAATGAGGAAGGAACAACATAAATCATTGCAAGAGAAACAAAAGTTTAATATAGATAAGAGTAGAGTTGATTTTGACATTTCTACCCTGCGGGAGGAATCCAAAGAAGAGAGGAAAAGCAGTGGATCAGATGAGGTTTCAATACCTCTGGGTTCAGATAATGATTCTGAAAAATCATCTGTTCTTTCACAAACTCCTGCATCCAGACCACTTGTGCCTCCAGGTTTTAAGAGTACAGTTATAGATAAAAGTCTCGGATCAAAATATAACCATGCCCATGCAGCAGTGGTAAGTTGTGAATCTGTAAGTTGGTAGTCATGGATGTTTCCTTTTGTTTCAAATGTTTATTGAAAATACTACTGCCTTTTAGTTTTTGCTTCTTATACATAATTGAAATATTCTGCAAATCTGGTTTGTTGTCTTGAAATTATTAGGAAGTGAATTCTTGTAGGCCTTAGATTTGTAAGGAGTCGTGCTGCTATTTTTTCTGACATTATATATTAGATGATTGATTCATATGCATATATGTGTGTGCGTGAATCTTTTTACATGTCATTAAGGATACTGATTCCAATAATCTTTTTGAACCATAAGAAATTTGGAAAGGCATCCATGAGGGTAGATTGAGTGGTCTGTCTTGTTGTTTGTTTATGGGTTTGATTGCTCATCAGACCTACTCATAATATGCTAGAAGTTCCTGACTGCCAACTCCCAAAGATTGTGGGGCTTGTAATCAACCAATGTTAAATGAGATAATAGCATTAGGACGGTCCCTCGTTGGAATTTTTGGCTCTTGCATGTGGTGTTGAGTTTgttataaaaaaatcattattctTTTTTACAATTAAATCTTTCTTTTGCTTCCTGTCATATCTCTGTAGGTTGGAAATTCTGAACGCGAGGATAGTCTTTTGCGTGGCAAAAGCAACTCTTCTGCTAATGCAACTTCT
This genomic interval from Humulus lupulus chromosome 8, drHumLupu1.1, whole genome shotgun sequence contains the following:
- the LOC133795258 gene encoding protein REVEILLE 3-like; its protein translation is MPLPANSTPSSTATAAANTTSLGVPPNKKIRKTYTITKTRQSWTEQEHEKFVEGVQLFNRDWKKIEAFIGSKTIIQIRSHAQKYFQKILKSGKSELVPPPRPKKKAAHPYPHKAPNNAPNVAHVTAVIGAPTTCENPITSAPLAPWSCSSVLPINFAQMEKDDERLFSSAFANNSGYSYSSEINYPEAMRVANNSRYDITEIESSLISMSSSEINNHGAYYSQGIKVVPEPDLCQFYNFIGNVFDPYAVGGHSQRLRQMDPINFEAAINNLSNNLKSPVLELYKFLSSNNLNEEKVMMSSACPNNFSSISIYDNGVIL